In bacterium, the following proteins share a genomic window:
- a CDS encoding SGNH/GDSL hydrolase family protein, translated as MINRSSRKSAHWLAVILVLAVCTVATLRANGEGGKQASRADTYRVLLVGDSWAEHLWNAESLRTVFAENGYTGILEKGDKTAIGGTTASEWQTEPFLLMIDDELDENPSIDIVHISLGGNDLLAGQAGNGWSADLSDEDEQALFDRIVGDIDTVVDRALDARPDVQVLLTAYDYPNFEDSLDGSEYSCWLIWLNAGHPTTLELNNALIGLEAEITAYAATKDRVTFVSTLGLMQYWYGYPSQNIDPFTITPPGDPSLPTPPEAMDSDGDDCIHISDQGYYYMALNCFDKFYKDALGPRPAAPAGFLVY; from the coding sequence CTCTGCGAGCAAACGGAGAAGGCGGGAAGCAAGCATCTCGCGCCGATACGTACCGTGTACTACTCGTCGGCGATAGTTGGGCCGAGCATCTCTGGAATGCAGAGTCCCTTCGGACAGTCTTCGCCGAAAACGGCTACACCGGAATTCTGGAGAAGGGCGATAAGACCGCGATCGGCGGAACAACGGCTTCCGAATGGCAAACAGAGCCATTCCTTCTGATGATCGATGATGAACTGGACGAGAATCCATCGATCGATATCGTGCACATCAGTCTTGGCGGAAACGATCTTCTGGCCGGCCAGGCTGGGAACGGCTGGTCGGCGGATCTCAGCGATGAGGATGAGCAGGCGCTCTTCGATCGCATCGTGGGCGACATCGATACCGTGGTGGATCGGGCGCTCGACGCGCGGCCGGATGTCCAGGTTCTCCTGACGGCGTACGACTATCCGAACTTCGAGGACTCACTCGACGGCTCGGAGTATTCCTGCTGGCTGATCTGGCTCAACGCCGGACATCCCACGACGCTCGAACTGAACAACGCGCTGATCGGTCTCGAGGCGGAAATCACCGCCTATGCAGCGACCAAGGATCGAGTGACGTTCGTCAGCACGCTCGGACTGATGCAGTACTGGTACGGTTATCCCTCCCAGAACATCGATCCGTTCACCATCACCCCGCCTGGCGACCCGTCGTTGCCGACTCCTCCCGAGGCCATGGACAGCGATGGCGACGACTGCATTCACATCAGCGATCAGGGCTATTACTACATGGCGCTGAATTGCTTCGACAAGTTCTACAAAGATGCTCTCGGTCCGAGGCCGGCAGCACCCGCGGGATTCCTGGTGTACTAG